Part of the Candidatus Binatia bacterium genome is shown below.
AGCGCGAGGTCGCGCAGCGGCGATTCGCTCGAGCGGTCGCCTTGCGACGCCGCGAACGAGGCGTTGAAGTCGGAGGTTTCGCCGAAGAGGCGCAGCATGAGCGCGGAGCCCAGATCGGGCGATCCGCCGGGCGGCAAAGAAATTGAGGCGGCCGCTACGGCAAACGAGGACGCTACGACTAACGCCGCTGCCGTCACGTTGTGGACAACCCTGCGCACCTGTCTTCGCTTCCTCGTGCCCGCGAGTGGTTGAGTGATGGGATTGGGACCGTTGGAACGCTGACGCGGGCTAGTTAGCTTGGAGGTCCGGCCTTTTCTTCCCTTGCAAGGAAGCGCCGGGCTATTAGGATGGCGGCGTAATCGTCGATCGGGCGAGCCGGAAGCTGGAGGCCGAGCGGCACCAGCCGCCGCCACCCCCGAGGGGGATGATCGGCAAAGTAAAGGCCGCGAGCCCGCAGGGTGGTCTCGTGCTCGTCCACCAGGTGAATCGGGAGCCCCAGGCCCTCCAGCGCCGCGTGGATCGGGCGCGCGTTCGTCCCCCGGCCGAGCGCGATCGCGCTCACCCTGTGCCGCCCCAGCAGCTCGGCTATGCGGGCGCCGATCCGGTCGATCGGCTCGATGCCGGCCAAGACGACCGCGCCGCTGCTCTCGACGAGGGCGAAGCCCGCCTTGCTGCGCCCGGGATCGACCCCGATCACGGCCGCAGGCTCGCTCACGACCGTTGCGTGAGGACGATGACGATCGGAATCCCGCCGAGGTGCGGGTAGAAGTCCGCGGCTGCGAAGGCGGTCAGGACGTAGGTCCCCGGCCGGCTGATCCGCTGTTGCATCTGGGCCTCGTCGGGGATCAATTGGACGGGCTGGATGCCGGTAAGGAACGGCGGCAGGTGGAGTCGCCGCGCCGTCACCTCGACGATGTTCTGAAGCTGAATCATCGCGATGTTGATCGTCGCGCCGCTCTTCCCGGGGATGACGAGCTCCGCGATCGTCTGGCCCTTGCTGAAGTACCGCGAATCGAGCGTCACGTTGATCGCGAAGTGAATCTCGTCGTTCTCGAAGAGATTCTGATCGGACGTAACCGTCAGCATGACGTTGCCCTGCGCGAGCGCCGCCGTCGTCGTCAGATCGTTCGCCAAGCCGCTGAGCTTCTTGTCGGCGTCGGTCGGAATGGCGTACGGCTTGAGGCCGAAGCGCGGATACGTCGCGTTGACGTACTTGACCGCGAAGAAGTAGTAGTCGCGGATCGTCGAGAGGCGCTGCGACTGCGTCGCCGTCTGCGGAATGATGCGATAGAACGGCACCATCAGCGTATCGACCGGCAAGACGAGTTTTCCGGTGTTGACCTTTGTCTCGAGATCGCGCTGACGCGACTGCAGTTCGGCGATCTGCTGATTGATCGAGTTGAGGCGGAAAAATGCCGTCTTCACCTGCTGCGAGGCGAAGATCGCGATCAGCGTAACGGCGAGGGCGATCACCATTCCGGTCGCGATCGCGACGATGGTCGACGTGTAGCGCGGGCGGATCCCGAAGAGCGTGAGGCGGCGCCGCCCCACCTGATGACCGACGCGGTCGCCGACGTACGCCACCGCGCCGGCAATCGCCATCACGAAGATGACGTTCCCGACGCCGCGCACGAACTCGACGACGTTCATACGAGCGCGGCGCGCCGCAACCGGCTCAAGCCGATCGCGGTGAAGAGCAGGTTCGGCACCCAGGCCCAGAGCCAGGCGATCGAGAGGAACGCTTCCGCCGCGAACGAGCAGATCGTCATGACGACGTAGTAGACGAAGACGATCGCCAGCGAGAGGCCGAAGCCGAGGCTCGTGCTGCCGCTCGAGCGAATCGCGCGTAAGCCGAACGGTATGGCGATCAGGATAAAGACGAAACAGGCGAACGGGCGCGCGAGCTTCTCTTGGTAGGTGGTCACGTATTTGCGCACTTCCGTCTCCGTCAACTGCCCGGTGCGTACGATGTCGGCGATCTCCGCCCGGCTCATGTTCTCGGGATCGTCGTTGCTCATGCGCTTCATCAAATCCGTTGGCTTCTGGCCGATTTCGACCTCCTGCTGCGCGATTGCGGGCTCGGCCAGCGTCGTTCCGTCGGGGTTGAAACGATAGACGCTCGAGTTCTGCAGCGTCCATTTGTCGGCCGTGAACTCGGCCCGGTCGGCGAAGACGATCTGCCGGGGTTCGTTATGATTGTCGTATTGGATCAGCGTGACGTGGAGCAGCGCCCGCGAGTTCGGCTCGTAGGCCGTGGCGATCGTCACCTGACGCC
Proteins encoded:
- a CDS encoding LptF/LptG family permease, translating into MRFTILDRYMLTELASPFVFGLSAFTLIFAATEILNIGKLVSNEHAPLWAALSVFVWSLPGEIVLVIPMALLLGTLLAVQRLSGESEITALKASGITFARIVAPLLAVGIVMSFVTLFLQEGVVPYANDQLTEIENSVINHVSAFNRDLTVSAPLPGGGRQVTIATAYEPNSRALLHVTLIQYDNHNEPRQIVFADRAEFTADKWTLQNSSVYRFNPDGTTLAEPAIAQQEVEIGQKPTDLMKRMSNDDPENMSRAEIADIVRTGQLTETEVRKYVTTYQEKLARPFACFVFILIAIPFGLRAIRSSGSTSLGFGLSLAIVFVYYVVMTICSFAAEAFLSIAWLWAWVPNLLFTAIGLSRLRRAALV
- a CDS encoding DUF3084 domain-containing protein, with amino-acid sequence MNVVEFVRGVGNVIFVMAIAGAVAYVGDRVGHQVGRRRLTLFGIRPRYTSTIVAIATGMVIALAVTLIAIFASQQVKTAFFRLNSINQQIAELQSRQRDLETKVNTGKLVLPVDTLMVPFYRIIPQTATQSQRLSTIRDYYFFAVKYVNATYPRFGLKPYAIPTDADKKLSGLANDLTTTAALAQGNVMLTVTSDQNLFENDEIHFAINVTLDSRYFSKGQTIAELVIPGKSGATINIAMIQLQNIVEVTARRLHLPPFLTGIQPVQLIPDEAQMQQRISRPGTYVLTAFAAADFYPHLGGIPIVIVLTQRS